ACAAAGAAACTGCAATTATCTTGCTTTTTCTTGCCTGGAGTTTTACAAAACCAGCTTTTTAGAATAAGAGGATTGTAGTTTCACAAGAGCTATTCCGGACCCGATTTTGTAACAGATTCTTGCGAAATTCGACCCCTGGGGCCCATTTTTCAGAAGTTCTTATAAAACAGGTTTTCAAGACCAGCAAAAAATATAATTGAGAAGTTTCATGTCTGGTAACGGCCTCAGTTGGAAGACACAAACAGATGTATGGTCCCCAAATTAAAAAAGTCCCGGAATTCTCGACAAACGACCCCTTGATGTACTTTCCTCCAAAAGCCCGAAGGAGGCCCCTATCTCCACAACCGCACGGAATCGATACGTAAGGAATTGTCGCGTGCCCAATCTTAATCCCAGACTCTTTGCATGTCCTCTTCACATCGTTCATGCAGTTTATAACTTTTGGTAGCCTAAATCGTATACCAatcttgggctgcctgtggtccTCACGGGGTGATGAACcttgaagagttgtgagacgcCGCCTacagtttatcgtccttatccaaaaGGACTTGATAGTATaaaaggaagcactttctctTCCGTTATTTAATGACCCTGCGTATTGGTCGGGCAGGAGTCGAACTcagacctcccgcatggcagcccagtgctcaaccaactaagccacCAGTACGCAGTAACCGGTGCAATGGTTCATGCCTTTCTGACGTAAGCATGACATGACATTTATCCTATAAAGGGGATCAAGAGAAATATTCAAGtcgtttttcaaacttttcataGTCACTTCCAGactcaaacaaaagaaaaaatacgcCAAGCATCAATTTTCTCATTCACGGTGGAAGAGCATTTAATAACCAGGAAAATGAAATAGTTTAAGTTCCTACGaagtaaaaaaatatcttttgatTACTTTAAAAACCTTTCAAAATAATGACGAATGGCGATCGTAAACACCACAGGCAAATCTTTTCATTTAAATCTGAAGAGATCGCAGACAAGCACACCACTAATCCTCTGCAAAGCGAGAAGAAAAAGGCGCTCTCGAGGATTTCCAGGAAAATGGCGCTAAGTACTTACCTTAAGTCTGATTGGACACGACATGACACgtgtttcaaggcgaacaatagTGTGTCGCAGACcgatcgcagaccgttgcagatcatatgcaAAAGTCGGCGATCAAGATTGCCGATATGCGACAAGATCGCCGATAAGTCTGCGTCACGTCTCAGACATATGGAAACATTTGTGCCCGCGTCTGCGGTGATCTGCGGCACACGCTCTGGATGATCGGGAAAACTAAATCTAATTCTACTTTCTTGACCATTACGACACTTCCGACTAGACAATTTTTAATGTAAACGTCTGTCTGAGATGATCTGTGTCCTATCAGCGACACAATATTTTTCGGCTTAAAACACGTGTCATATCTTGTCCAATCAGACTAAAGGTAAGAGCTTGGctttttctcctcgcttcgcAGAGGGTTAGTGGTACGCTTGTCTGCAATCGCTTCAcatttaaatggaaacatttgcttgcggtgtttacgatcgtctgcgataagaACGACGCAGACAGCTACCGATCGAGttgcagaccgttgcagattgTATGGAAATCAGAGGCTTGAAATTTCTAAGGCGAGCATTATCACAATTATGTTTGACTTTCCGTGTAATTATTCCCCGGATTGGCCGCGACATTGAACTAATTGAAACCAGGCCCCAGTTATTCAAATTCTgtataactttatccggtggataagtcgaTGTCTAGAGTGTAAAATACAGGTCACGTTAAACAATGGCAAACTAAGATTTTCTAACACGGCCTTAAAAAGAGAAACCGTTGGTTCGAAGTTGAATTTGAGAGTCCACTTTCAGAGTCCCGCCAGAGTTACTGAAGGCATAGTAAATGAAATTTGATGTCGAAAAAGGAATTCAATCTTCTGAATTTTTGATTAAGGATGTTGCGTGGACAATTTAAAGTGCTATTATGTTAAAAAATTACTTGCatattttcttcagatttttgaAGTGTATTTTCGCAatacctgactggcaaaattttgagctttgacttttatcccaAGGCTATTCCTTTTGAGTGTACgttccgccattactcacgtccAAAAAAGACCGATCGGACTTCAGAGGGTTAGATctaagagaaaatgacgtcatttacttactagcttaaaatttcagcttgtaaacgcgccttattatatatgcaaaacacgagttaaaagtctgaaagcccgagactcccgtgctgcatattaattaagcCGCGCGCACACGCAATGCatgtctttgacgtcattttctcttcaatccagctctctctaGATTTTAAAGTtcgtaatggtggaccattaaaaaaggaaatttcaagttaaaacaaACAGGTGTTTTtatgaaatcaaggcttaaaacttgggtcattTATTAGCGTTTAGTtaacattgaaatccaaagaaaaagaagaattgtgtTTTTGGTTACAATAGGACTTTAActcaaaaaaaattcaaaaacatcAGGTGGCTTTCAGGAATTCGAACCTATGATctctgcaatgctggtgcaatggcTACCAACTGATTTATGAAGACTCAAAATTGAGAGTCCATCAATTTGTTCGGTTCATGTTTTCCTGTGAAAGGACTTGATTACAAATAAATGTCCAACAAAAAGTCCGGCTCCGAACACCCAGCGAACAGAGCCTCCTTTGGTCTTTATCTTTTGcagaggaggagaaaaggaggctctgcttgAATCGTGCCAATTCTTCGAAGCCCCCACAGGCCGAACTTCTGGACCAGTCAATgctgttttctctcgtcaaactggTTTTTACAGTGCGAGCATCCATTTAGTAATAAAActgatggttataattgagcccgctggaccatgaaaatcaagatggctgcgAGATCTGCTGAAGGCCAAACACTTAGGCTTGGGTCCCAAACTGTACCCTGACAACATGCAGTGCATGCTCAATAAAGATTTTATTTGATTCATCCAGAGTCGCCAAAATCgatcaagcaaaagaaaggctcttcTAGTAAGGTTACCTCCCAACTGCCACGgtgtagcttcatagctcagttagtaacATTGTCCAGATatgtgtgaggatcacttctccatttcgtctATAAGATATGCATGTTTTTATTTGAAATGaatatgaaaaaattactcttgCTTCGCAAAGCAAATTGTCTGAGAATGAATAGTCTGAATTATGACTcatttactttattattataatcacaACCATAGGAAAAACAAATTATCCACCCTCTTTCTTGCAGTATTTTGAACACTTAAAGTCTGTTAAGGTATTAGATTCATCGTAACTCCTGCTTACTGCTGAGCTTTGGCCACCTCTTCAATAAAGATCCGGGAAATTGTTGTCCAACCTGTGTATGCGTCAGCATTCTTCTGGCCATTGTTGCAGCTCCCAACCCAGAATCCCATGCGCACCTTTCCTTTCTGAATGTTGTTGCAGTGACCCTCGATATGGCGGTGACGATGCAGATCTTGAATGGGATTTTGGCCAGAGCGCATGTAGAATGCACCTTCAATAGATCCCGGGACTCCACATTCAACACCATTGAAAGTGAAATACCAACGGCTGCAACAGTAGTTACAGTTGTAGATCCTGAGGGTGCCAGCAAAGAACACGCGAAGTGCAGTGTTGGTGTGATTTTTAATAAATTCACAGTGCTGTTGAGAAGAGAAATAAAGCCGGACTAAAGAAAACGTTACATTTATCCATAGATTTGTACTACATGGTAGCAAAttaaaatgattattttacACGATAAAGGAACAAATTTATACGAAGTTAAAATTTAAGCATATCTTGACTTTGCGGAGAAGTAGACTGCGAGGCCGGAAGTGGGACCCAGATTCTTTGGAATTCTCCTTAACAGAATTAAACACCCATGGAGTTGCCCGAAATCCATGACAAAGTTTTCACTAAAATTGATTGATTACAagtgaaatgtaaataaatacaaaCGCTTCGTTCATAGCGTTCCATTACAGGAACTCTCCTTCTGAGAGGAACAATCTAGAACTTGCTAGACGTAGCTATTTGGCTTCTAAAAAAGTGTGGTTGACTGTTCCACCTCCATCGTTTGTTGAAAACGAGTAGGAAAAGGACCCGATCTCACCGTTTTTTCTAGACTAGAATTTCGGCATAATCATGATAACATGTCGGATATCGATGtcgcgtttctagctttctgattggtgcaCTCAAACTTGGTTATCTGCTCATGTACCGTAATATGACCTAATATGAAAACTGCGTCAATTGCTGCCAAGCTGAgtaattcaataaaatttggctttaatGTCCCAAGAGCGATCagaattaaatgaaaatgtaatgaaacaattattccattcgcgcttgttggatacgagactaGTTATAGCTAACTCGGCGCTTCtcacctcgttggctatttaccatctccatatccaacaagcgcgaatggaataattgctaaatatacatTGGTTTAAGTCAAGTCATCTTTCCCACGCGTCGGCTAATCCATTGCAGGTGTCAAGTGGACAATGGTCTTCTATCAGAAGCGTATGACCATGTAACTATGCAATTTACTTCAACTAAATCAGACTAGAATAATCTATGGCAGATTTCTCACAGCAGCATTAATGTTCTTCGGAGAAGTAAAATCATCAATGACACTAGCAACCGACACTAAATTCTTCGAAGTAATAAAATGCcatgttcttgtttaattacaCAATTTTGCAAAGCTTTTGCAGAAATCCCTTACATAAATCTCTCCCGAATCCTTGCCGTCCGTTTTCTTCCAAGTGCACTCTTTCCAGTTCATATGTGAAGACAGCGCTGGTGTTGCACAATCGTAACTTTTTCTCGGCGATCCTTTTTGGCCGGGGCTGCCCAGATCTCCCTCAGCTCCATCACGTCCATCACGGCCACGTACCCCAGGATGTCCCGGGATGCCATTCGTACCTGGTGCTCCATTCACGTCATTATTTCCGGGTGGTCCACGACAACACAATGACTAATGATCACACAgggaataaaaagaaagaagagaaatttaaaaGGATGTATTAAAATCAAGAACTGGTCAGCAAAAAAAACGCCAGTCTCAAACAAAGTTGGGTTGAAATTTCTTGCTGCCTTTGTATAAATGCCGAAGCAAAATGACATCTAAAAGGTATTGGTGATTACCATCAACCTGAATTTTTTAAATCCTGAAACTTAAAAACATCAACCATTTCGTCATCATCGTTCTGACTCTCTACAGACTCCCGTCGCCTTGTACTCTGAAAGCAAGTAGTCAAGCAAATATAACAAATTGCTATTACTGTAAATGTTtcatattttgaatgaattcaGTGGTTCTCCTGTCTCAAATTTTCTTGTGCATGCTCAAGGGTACGaggtttctttattttcctGCCAGTTCAGAGCAGTTTTATTATTGTGGTTCCATGACCGTCTAATAAGCCAAACGAACATTtcactttctttccttttgcactGATTCGAGGTTAATCATGTCTATCCTGAGTGACATTTTCTGCAGATTAATGATTTTGAATATTCAAGTTTCAATGTCATCTGCTCACCGGAGTACTGTTGCTACTTGTTGCAAAAGTAGCAGAACACAAAgagaaaagtaataaaataaGCCTTGAGTACATAATGATCAGCGGTATGGTCACGAGAGATTGCGCCTCGAGATCTTTTCACCTAAAAAGAACAAGCCCAAGAAGATATTAATTTGAAGGACAgagtttaataaaaaaaaaaatagcaatgAGGAGTttctaacttgaaaaaaatgaaactaaTCAATAGATTACTGTCAATTCTGGCGAGGGTACCTAAACATCATGCTAGGATTTGGAGTCAGGATCCGAACTAGGATGTCGAGCCAGGATCTCGAGCCAGGATTTCCAGCcgggatccgagccaggatccagGTTCTTGCGCCAGTAGCAAAGACCTCACTTCCTACCCCCACGGTAGATTTGGTGCTCTCCACAGTATTGTAGTTCTCGGTAGTcagaaaaagaatgaaaattatCGTGGTCCACCTGGTGACGGTTGATCAACCATTTTGATCGCACGTCACGAGCAGGATAATAGACAGCTTACGAATGGGGGACGTTCGCATGACGGCATCGTTGGGTCACGTATAGTCCCGCGTCGCCGTCCTGTAGAAATCTGAATCTACGATATTCACAGTAAAGTCGACGACGTTCATGCGCGTGCGGTAAATTTTCGCGCGGTGtctgaagtttgtttttttctttcactataGGCAAATTGTTCAATCCAAAATCCTCAACTTCAGAGAAACAAGAGCTTATATAGCATACGCTCATCGAACgaacaattatttgtttgtcAAAAACCCAGAGTCTCCGTACTGGGGCTATAAAAGGTTTGATATGGATAAGAAAACATGACGAATGCAAGGCTGTCGGAGGACATTTCAAATGATAAACTTGCTGAACAGCGTCAGCTGCCTGACAAGATAACCAATTTTTACAATGGTTTAGTTTAAACTTCGATACCTGTATTATGCACGTATCTTTCTTAAGCACTATGGCTATCATTGTCGATATGGAGATTTGGCTTTGAGTTTCACTTGCGCTTTTATTTTTAGTTGAAGCATTTGCCATGGCGCATCAGAAAGTTGCCACTTGAATAAAAAcagaccaaaaaaatcaaaaacataCGTCAGGGAAAAAGCCCATAAATATGATACTTGATTTATATGGCAAAAAACCTCGAAGATTCATGAGAAACTTTGACAACTAACAACTAACCTCGCGTCCTGCTATTTTCAAGATCTCGGCAAATCGCCCTCAAGAAGGTCGTCGACTTTGGTCCGACTCCGGCAAAGTGTGAATATAGGCAGCAGGCATGTCACGCAATTTAACGGCGGCGTCGTGCAAACTTCTTCTATTCGTAAGCTCGAGCCTTATGGCATTCTTCTACGATGTCACGCATTGTTAACAATTTTTGTATCATTCGAGTAAACAAAAAGCCACCTCAATGGACTCTCCATGGATCGCTTGCTCAGCTGGTTGAGCACAGGGACACCATGCGGGCGGTGGTGAGTTTGACTCCCCGGGCCGGACCAACCCTCAGGGTCTTCAAATAACTagggagaaagtgctacctttgtaatgacattttGAAATGGTCCGACTCTCTAGaattctcggataaggacgataagccgtaggccccgtctcacaacccttcaatgttcataaccctgtgggacataaaagaacaCACACACTACATATTCGGATAGAGTTgagcatggagttcccggtgttgtggtctgtcctatGTGGTATATCATGGCACGAGAGCGTTTAAACGAGTTAAGACTCCTAAGCTCCTCATGGCGAATTTAGTATGCCGTATTTAGCCGTATTTCAATAgaatttagggggggggggggggagaggccAGGCagatatttctttgaaaaactggcaaattttcttgagtttccaatggatTTGTATGAAACATCGCTTTCTTACTAAATTCGGTATGCCAGATCGGACATTCACCGCTTCCTCAAAACAATATTGAATTTTCTGTGACTCgaaatcctggctcggatcctggctcaaGATCCTAGCTCGAATACTGGCTCgaaatcctggctcggatcctggctttagtGTTACTATATCTTATTCTAGCGGGCGAATAACTGGCGGCTTACTCCAGAATAAACTGTAACGCTTCGGGTTGATAACTAACGGTGTGTTTCACAGAAACAAGTTCTTA
The Montipora capricornis isolate CH-2021 chromosome 10, ASM3666992v2, whole genome shotgun sequence genome window above contains:
- the LOC138019548 gene encoding collagen triple helix repeat-containing protein 1-like codes for the protein MYSRLILLLFSLCSATFATSSNSTPSLCCRGPPGNNDVNGAPGTNGIPGHPGVRGRDGRDGAEGDLGSPGQKGSPRKSYDCATPALSSHMNWKECTWKKTDGKDSGEIYHCEFIKNHTNTALRVFFAGTLRIYNCNYCCSRWYFTFNGVECGVPGSIEGAFYMRSGQNPIQDLHRHRHIEGHCNNIQKGKVRMGFWVGSCNNGQKNADAYTGWTTISRIFIEEVAKAQQ